gtatcgtcgtcgtttagtcgtttagtcgtgtccgactcttcgtgaccccatggaccatagcacgccaggcactctgtGTAgtatagtattttttaaaacaaaataataaaaaatttcttccagcatgcacatgaaagctcataccaatgacaaacttagttggtctctaagctgttgctggaaggaatttttttattttgtttcgactacgtcagaccaacacggcttttaatatcacagattaaaaacttccctaaacagggctgcctttgttgttgtttagtcgtttagtcgtgtccgactcttcgtaaccccatggaccagagcacgccaggcactcctgtcatccactgcctcccgcagtttggtcaaactcatgttcgtagcttcgagaacactgtccaaccatctcaccctctgtcgtccccttctcctagtgccctcaatctttcccaacatcagggtcttttccagggagtcttctcttctcatgaggtggccaaagtattggagcctcagcttcacgatctgttcttccagggagcactcagggctgatttcctttagaatggataggtttgatcttcttgcagtccatgggactctcaagattcccctccagcaccataattcagtattttttatttgcagataTTCCAGAGCATTGTCTATTCTTCGACAGTTCACCACAACATGtcgtgaacagggattttcaattcTGGCAAATCTGAAAaggtcagaaaagagaaaggcttctttgtgttgatgaaaTGAGTTTGGTTGCCCCAAATTAGACCTGATATAAAAGATTATGCGGCAAAAGTGAGCTCATATCTCTTGCTGAATTTGTATAGGTACATATATAAGAGGCTCATTTAGAATTATATTCTgggaatggttacaggtaggtagccgtgttggtctgacgcagtcaaaacaaaatttaaaaaatccttccagtagcaccttagagaccaactaagtttgtcataggtatgagctttcgtgtgcatgcacacttcttcagatacactgaaacagaagtcaccagacccttatgtatagtcagagggtgggggtgggggtattactcagaagggtggtggcaatgggtgattggctgataggagtggtaaacctgttgatgactgttaacgactgcaattggtctgttaacgactgcaaaaacacacagattgtcgagttggaagggaccatgagggtcatctagtctaaccccctgcagtgaGGGAATCCTTTGCcgaatgtggggcttgaacccaggaccctgagattaacagtctcatgctctaccagacTGTGCATCAGATTGGGGTAAAATTacagtcaaacattaaaaactattcACACTTGTATCCAAACCCTCACCAAAGAATCTTCAGATATGTAATTTCCGTgttgtatgtatttatgtatttatgtattttccagcaagaattaaaaaataaactgtgCTTATACAAACAGCACtctttattttctattaaaaCATCCTTCTTGACTTttcaataaacttttttaaaaaagatgcactctcttttttgttttgactgttcTGGGCCTTTTTGCTTTCCTAAGAAACATTTTGTAGAAATGCAGGGATTTGGGGTTTTGCATTTTTTcttgcttacccagctttgggaatcTGGTGCATGGGCCGAGGGGTGGAGGGGTAGGTGTCAAATGCTGCCAAGGGCCGCCAAAAAAGGCATTGAGGGCCGGCTGTGCGAACTTGGACCTCCTTGTTCTAGATAGTTCCAAACAAGGTCCTAAATAATAAGACCTGGCTCATCTCTCCAGCCccttaaaaagtaaaaaattaaACCCCGTTTCCACAACCTTTATTTGATGTCTAGAAACCGACATGACTGAAATGGTTATTGGGTAAAGCATTTCCATGTCACGCTTTGCAGCAAGGCAGATACGGAACCAAAGAAAcatggatttttattttgcaaaacacaGAAGAGCAGTGTACAAGAGTCGCAGTTGGCAACCTCCCACCAGCTCTGCCATTACGCTTTTCTCAGTCAATTTGTCAATCCCAGCTTACATAGTTTATCTGGTACTTAATAGACCGGGAGTCGTGATTAACTTTGCTGTCATCTGTTTTCGCATTTGTAGCCTCTAGGTGTCTGGTTTTGTGGTGCTCAACAAAACGTGGCCTCGTATAGAAGCTCTCTCCACAATACACGcatttatacggtttctctcccgtgtgggttTTCTGATGAGCGATAAGGTTCGAACTCAGGTTGAACCTTTTCCCGCACTCGGAGCACTGGtagggtttctctcccgtgtgggtccTTTGATGCCTAATCAGGGCTGAGCTACACGTGAAACACTTGCTGCAATCCGAGCATTCATAAGGCTTTTCGCCCGTGTGGGTCCGCTGGTGAACGTTCAGCTGCGAACTCACGCTGAAAAACTTGCCGCAGTCCCGGCACtggtatggcttctcccctgtgtgggttctctggtgAGTGATAAGGTTCGAGTTCAgagtgaagctcttcccgcagtcgGCACAGTTGTACGGCTTCTCTCCggtgtggattctttgatgtcGGAGGAAGCTCGAGCTGCAGGaaaagctcttcccgcactcggcGCAGTCGTATGGCTTCTCCCCTCGGTGAAGTTTCTTGTGCGCGTTGAGGCTGGATTTCAAGTAGACGCTTTTGGGGCAGTCTGCACACTTGTAAGGCTTCTTCCCCGTGTGGATTTTCTCGTGGGCGTTCAGGCTCGATCGCACGCTGAAACTTTTCCCGCAAGCCGAGCACTCGTAGGGCTTCTCTCCAGTGTGCGTCCTCTGGTGCACACTGAGCTGGGAGCTCACGCTAAACGTTTTGCCGCAATCCGAGCATTCGtagggtttctctcccgtgtgagtcCTTTGGTGTCGGCTGAGACTCGAGCTGCAGCCGAAGCTTTTCCCGCAGTCCGAGCAGTCGTACGGCTTGTCCTccgtgtggatcctctggtgccTGATAAGGCTCGAGCTGCAGTTGAAACTTCTCCCGCAGTTCGCGCACTGGtaaggtttctcccccgtgtggattctctcGTGTGCGATAAGGTTTGAGCTctggctgaagcttttcccacagacCGAGCAGGTGTAGGGCTTTTCTCCTTTGTGGGTCCTCACGTGTGGGATGAGGGCGGACTTctggctgaagcttttcccacagtcGGAGCACTTGTAAGGCTTCTCGCCTGTGTGGATCCTCTCGTGGGCGACCAGGCTCGACTTTAAACTGAAGCTCCTCCGGCACTCTGAGCACTCGTAGGGCTTCTCCTCGGTGTGGATCCTTTCATGGGCGATGAGGCTCGAGGTCTGGCTGAAGCTTCTTCCGCACACCAAACACTTGTACGGTTTCTCCTCGGTGTGGATTCTCTCGTGAGCAACGAGGGTCGATTTCTTTCCAAAGCTCTTCCCACAGCTCAGGCACTTGTGGGGCTTCTCGCCAGTGTGGATTCTCTCATGAGCGATAAGGTTCGAGCTGTTGCTGAAGTTTTTCCCACACTTGCTGCACATCAGTTGTCGCTTGGTGGCACCGACTTTGTTGCCCGCTGCACGAAGGACCAACTTGTTTTGGCCTCTTCCTGGAGGTGTCATCTTTTGCTTTTGCTCGTTTTCCAAAGTCACATCCTGCCGAGGAGCCGGGGAAATTTTGTTTTTG
Above is a window of Zootoca vivipara chromosome 2, rZooViv1.1, whole genome shotgun sequence DNA encoding:
- the LOC118081409 gene encoding zinc finger protein 271-like, whose translation is MDGTQLSQVVEALGDSKEDIELPKTKPFLVEPKQGAGAHLEEKFALQDELLGCKGQGLTTEKENGDKTSRGADSSEQLDIPGRLLGKAKNKISPAPRQDVTLENEQKQKMTPPGRGQNKLVLRAAGNKVGATKRQLMCSKCGKNFSNSSNLIAHERIHTGEKPHKCLSCGKSFGKKSTLVAHERIHTEEKPYKCLVCGRSFSQTSSLIAHERIHTEEKPYECSECRRSFSLKSSLVAHERIHTGEKPYKCSDCGKSFSQKSALIPHVRTHKGEKPYTCSVCGKSFSQSSNLIAHERIHTGEKPYQCANCGRSFNCSSSLIRHQRIHTEDKPYDCSDCGKSFGCSSSLSRHQRTHTGEKPYECSDCGKTFSVSSQLSVHQRTHTGEKPYECSACGKSFSVRSSLNAHEKIHTGKKPYKCADCPKSVYLKSSLNAHKKLHRGEKPYDCAECGKSFSCSSSFLRHQRIHTGEKPYNCADCGKSFTLNSNLITHQRTHTGEKPYQCRDCGKFFSVSSQLNVHQRTHTGEKPYECSDCSKCFTCSSALIRHQRTHTGEKPYQCSECGKSFNNRASLVRHQRIHSGEKSHTCTDCGKSFNKRSNLITHQRIHTGEKPYRCVECGKSFSLSSSLVRHQRIHTGEKPYQCSVCERSFNQKPSLVVHERTHRREKPYKCSACERSYSHTTSLIAHEKIHREEKPYWCAECGKRFSFSSQLITHQRIHSEEKPYKCSVCERGFSRPSNLVVHERVHTGEKPYKCTACEKGFPSNSSLVRHQLSHVEEKLCAECGKSFSPTSRCQRIQAGEEMAKCPGCENRFDLSPSGFPGVKLPKWGKPVGRRNSSRRDDIRIVDSAEVQLEDDVFSQSSLPQHYHIHYAGWE